CCGGTACCAGCCGTAGTGTTCCCGGTCCAGCCCGAACTGGTCCATGCGTGCGTCGAGCACGTCGAGGCGCTCCTCGCGCTGTGCGCCGCCGATGATCTCGCCGATGCCCGGCGCCAGCACGTCCATCGCCGCAACCGTCCTGCCGTCGTCGTTGAGGCGCATGTAGAACGCCTTGATGTGCTCGGGGTAGTTGGTCACCACGACCGGCCGGCCGACGTGCTGCTCGGTGAGCCAGCGCTCGTGTTCGGTCTGCAGGTCCAGGCCCCATTCCACCGGGAATTCGAACGTGTGCCCGGACTTCTGCAGCAGCGACACGGCTTCGGTGTATTCGATGCGCTCGAACGGCGCGTTGATGAAGCCCTCGAGACGCGTGACCGCGTCCTTCTGCACGCGCTCGGCGATGAAGGCCATGTCGTCGGCGCGCTCGTCGAGCACCGCGCGGAACAGGTACTTGAGGAACTCCTCGGAGATGCGTGCGTTCTCGGCGAGGTCGGCGAAGGCGATCTCCGGCTCGATCATCCAGAACTCGGCCAGGTGGCGCGTGGTATGGCTGTTCTCGGCGCGGAAGGTCGGGCCGAAGGTGTAGACCTTGCTCATCGCCAGGCAGAACGCCTCGACGTTGAGCTGGCCCGACACGGTGAGGAACGCTTCCTTGCCGAAGAAATCACGGCTGAAATCGACCTTGCCCTCGCGCATCGGCAGGTTGGCGAGGTCCAGGGTCGAGATGCGGAACATCTGGCCGGCGCCTTCGGCATCCGACGTGGTCACGATCGGTGTATTGATCCAGAAGTAGCCGTTCTCGTGGAAATAGCGGTGCGCGGCCTGCGCCAGACAGTGGCGGATGCGGGTGACCGCGCCGAACAGATTGGTGCGTGGGCGCAGATGCGCGACCTCGCGCAGGAATTCCAGCGAATGGGCCTTGGGCTGGATCGGATAGGTTTCCGGGTCTTCCACCCAGCCCACGACTTCGATCGATTCGGCCTGGATCTCGTAGCTCTGCCCTTGGCCCTGCGACTTGACCAGGGTTCCGGTGGCGATGACCGAGCATCCTGCGGTCAGGCGCTTGATCTCCGACTCGTAGTTGGCCAGTGCGCTCGGGGCCACGACCTGGATCGGCGAAAAGCAGGAGCCGTCGCTGACGTTGACGAAGCTCAGTCCGGCCTTGGAGTCGCGCCGGGTTCGCACCCAGCCGCGAACGGTGACTTCACCGCCTTCCGGAATATGCCCCGCGAGGGCCTGTTGGACGCTGGTCGTGGTCATGCCTTGAATCCCGGAAATCCGGTCCGATACACGTGGCTGCACAGTCTACCGGAGCCGGGCGGCGCATCGCCGCCGCCAGCGGGCGTTCGGGTCCACCGGAGTACAATCGTTTCATGGCCATCGCACTCGCTCCCGCCGCGCTCGAACGCGCCCGCCGCTTCCTTGCAGACAGTCCCGATGCACTGGGTCTGCGCTTCGGCGTGACCCGGACCGGATGTTCGGGGTGGGGCTATGTCGTCGACATCGCGCGCGAGGAAAAGCCGGGCGATGCGATCAGCGAGCAGGACGGCGTGCGCATCTACGTGGACGCCCAGAGCCAGGCGATCGTGGATGGCACCGAGATCGACTTCGCGCAGAAGGGGCTGAACCAGGAGTTCGTGTTCCGCAACCCCAACGCGGCGGCCGCGTGTGGCTGTGGTGAGAGCTTCACCACCGATCCGACCAAGTAGGTTCTCGTTCTGCCGGCGGCGGCAGGCGGCGTTCATTCCGGCCGGGTTGGGGCGCGCAGGGCAGGGCGCCGCGCTTGCACCCTAGGACCTGCGGGCGAACTCGCTCCGCACCACGAACCCCACCGCCAGCAACCCCAGTAGCGCCATGCCGAACCAGGTCAGCGCGTAGCTGAGGTGGCTGTTGCGGAACTGCAGCATCGTCATGCCGGGCACGGGCCAGTTGCCGGTGTCGATCCGGTCCTGCGCATCGATGAAGAACGGAGCGACCGGCCCGACCACCGCGCGCGCGGCCGACAGCTCGTCGGGCGCACGCACGTACCACCGGTCTTCGTCGGGCACGTTGTCGCGAAGGAACAGGCCCGCGCGGTCGGGCATGCGGAGCAGGCCGGTGACGCTGACGATTTCGCTTTCGTCATGCCGGGCGCGGCTGTCGCGGGCGCGATGCGCATTGTCGACGTAGCCACGATTGATCCAGACGGTCCCGTCGCCCGTGACCAGCGGGGTCATGATCCAGTAGCCGGGGCCGTGCTCGGTCGTTGCATAGACCGCCACTTCCTGGGTGTGCAGCAGGCGGCCACGCGCGGTGACGCGCCGGTACTCGTCCTCGCCGGCGTTGATCGTTCCCCAGGTCGACGACGCCGGCAGAGGCTCCGGCGCCGCGTGCACGCGTGATTCCACGCGTGCGATGAGGTCGCGCTTCCATTGCAGCCGGTCCACCTGCCACAGCCCCAGGGCGATGAAGCCCGCGGTTGCTGCGAGCAGGAAGACCAGCAACACCCAGCGGACGAGCGGGCGTGCAGCTGCGTTGGAATCCTCTTTCACGATGGCCCTCGCGTCAGGGCGCGATGCGCATCTGCTCGGGCGACATCGGCATCATGTTGGTGTCGAGGTGGTACATGACCCACAAGGATCCCACCAGCGCGATGACGATGATGATGCCGGTGAACAGCAGCGACATCAGGATCCAGCCGCCTTCCGATTTCCGGTTCATGTGCAGGAAGTAGACCATGTGCACGACGATCTGCACGGCGCCGAACGCCATGATCAACGCGACCGTCAGGATGCGGCTCTCGAGCACTTCGCCCATGACCAGCCAGAACGGGATCACGGTGAGGATGACCGACAGCACGAAGCCGATCACGTAGTCGCGCATGCTGCCGTGGCTGTGTGCGTCGTGCGCCGACTCGTGGCCGGCGTGGTGGTTGGTTTCGGTGCTCATCCCACGACTCCCATCAGGTACACATACGAGAACACGCCGATCCAGATCACATCGAGGAAGTGCCAGAACATCGACAGGCACATCAGGCGGCGATTGTTGGCGGCGTTGAGCCCGTGCTTCTTCAGCTGGAACACCAGCGTCACCAGCCAGATCAGGCCGAACGTGACGTGCAGGCCATGGGTGCCGACCAGGGTGAAGAACGAGGACAGGAACGCGCTGCGCTGCGGCGTCGCGCCCAGGTGCGCCAGATGCTGGAACTCGTAGATCTCGATGCCGAGGAACGCCAGGCCGAACACGCCGGTGACCAGCAGCCAGGTGATCGTCCCGCGAACGTTGTTGCGGTACGAGTTGAGCATCGCGAACCCGTAGGTGATCGACGAGAACAGCAGCATGAACGTCGCGACCAGGATGAGCTTCAGGTCGAACAGGTCCGCCGGCGACGGGCCGGCCGCGTAGTTGCGGCCGATCACGGCGTGGGTGGCGAACAGGATCGCGAAGATCAGGCAGTCGCTCATCAGGTAGATCCAGAAACCGAGATTGGTCCCGGTTTCCGGATGGTGCGCATGCTCGGCATGCGCGTGCGGGTCCTCGACCACGTGGTAGACGCGCTCGGTGGGGCCGGTGGTGGATTGCATCGTGTGTGCCATGTTCAGAGCGCCTGCTGTGCCAGTTCGCGCGTTCGTTCGTCCTCGGTCGCCTGCACTTCCTCGGCCGGGATGTAGAACTCACGGTCGTAATTGAAGGTGTGCCAGATCGCCGCGACGATCAGGCCCACGAGCGATGCGCCTGCCAGCCACCAGATGTGCCAGACCAGGGCGAAGCCCAGGACCACACTGATACCGGACAGGACGACACCCGCGCCCGTGTTCTTGGGCATGTGGATGGGAACGAAGCCGGTGGTCGGACGCTTGTAGCCGTGCCGCTTCATGTCCCAGTACGTATCGATCTCGTGGACGACCGGGGTGAAGGCGAAGTTGTAGCTCGGAGGCGGCGAGGACGTTGCCCATTCCAGGGTGCGCCCATTCCACGGATCGCCGGTGACATCGCGGAGCTTCTTGCGGTCACGGATGGCTACGGCGATCGACAGGATGAACGCGGCGATGCCCACGGCGATGATCGCAGCGCCGATCGCGGCGATGATGAAGAACACCTGGAGGGAGTTGTCTTCGAACTGGCTCAGGCGCCGGGTCACACCCATCAGACCCATGATGTAGGGCGGGGTGAACGCCACCCAGAAGCCCACGAGCCAGCACCAGAACGACACCTTGCCCCAGAACTCGTTGAGCTTGAAGCCGAAGGCCTTCGGGAACCAGTAGACCATGCCCGCGAACAGGCCGAAGACCACGCCGCCGATGATGGTGTTGTGGAAGTGGGCGACCAGGAACAGGCTGTTGTGGAGCACGAAATCGGCCGGCGGCACGGCGAGCAGCACGCCGGTCATGCCACCGATGACGAAGGTGAACATGAAGCCGATCGTCCAGAGCATGGGCACGTCGAACCGGATCCGGCCCTTGTACATGGTGAAGAGCCAATTGAAGATCTTGGCGCCCGTCGGGATCGAGATGATCATCGTCGTGATGCCGAAGAACGCGTTGACGCTTGCGCCCGAGCCCATCGTGAAGAAGTGGTGCAACCAGACCAGGTACGACAGGATCGTGATCACCGCCGTGGCGTAGACCATCGAGGTGTAGCCGAACAGGCGCTTGCCGCAATAGGTGGCGACGATCTCGGAGAAGATGCCGAAGGCCGGCAGTACCAGGATGTAGACCTCCGGGTGACCCCAGATCCAGATCAGGTTCACGTACATCATCGGATTGCCGCCGAGATCGTTCGTGAAGAAGTTCGTGCCGACGTAGCGGTCCATCGTCAGCAGCGCCAGCGTTGCCGTCAGGATCGGGAAGGTGGCGACGATCAGGATGTTGGTGCAGAGCGAGGTCCAGGTGAAGATCGGCATGCGCATGAACTTCATGCCCGGTGCCCGCATCTTGACGATGGTCACGATCAGGTTGATGCCGGACAGCGTCGTGCCCACGCCCGCCACCTGTAGCCCCCACAGGTAGTAGTCCATGCCGGTGCCGGGACTGTAGTCCGCGCCCGAAAGGGGCGGGTAGGCCAGCCAGCCGGTCCGTGCGAACTCGCCGACGAACAGCGAAATCATGATGAGCACCGCGCCGGCGGTGGTCATCCAGAAGCTGAAGTTGTTGAGGAACGGGAACGAGACGTCACGCGCGCCGATCTGGAGCGGCACGATGTAGTTCATCAGGCCGGTCACCAGTGGCATGGCGACGAAGAAGATCATGATCACGCCGTGGGCGGTGAAGATCTGATCGTAGTGGTGCGGCGGCAGGAAGCCTTCGCTGCCGCCCGACGCGATTGCCTGGTGTGCACGCATCAACACGGCGTCGGAGAAGCCACGCAGCAGCATCACGATTGCGAGAACGCAATACATGATGCCGATCTTCTTGTGGTCGATGCTCGTGAACCACTCCTTCCACAGGTAGCCCCAGAGGCGGTACTTGGTCAGAAGAAAGAGCACCGCGATGCCGCCGATCACGACACCGACGAAGGTGGCCGCAAGGATGGGGTCGTGGAGGAAGGCGAGTGAGTCGAGCGAGAGTCGCCCGATCCACGGTGAGTGAAGTTGGTCCTGGGGTGCGGACATGGGTTCCTGCCTGGTACTGGATTCGGTGGTGCGTTCCGGGGTGGATCAGCGGCCCGACGGGCCGCGGTCGTCATCCGGCTTTCCGGGAGCGCCCTCGTTGCGCGGCGCCTCGTCCGGAGAGATCGGCCGCATGCTCTCGTCGATCTCGTTCGGATCGGAAGGCTGCGGTGTGGTGTCTTCCGGCGAAACGGCGCGCGGCTGGTGCCCCTGCGGCTCGTCGCCGCGTGCCTCGCGGCCGGCCTCGGGGAAGGTCGCGCCGGGCGCGGCGATCAGATCGCCGGCGTGCCGGTTGTCGTAGCGCAGGCGCGCGTAGTTCTGCTTGCTCTCCACACCGGCGCCGCCGCTGCGGTCGATGTGCGCCATCTCGTGGATGCACATCGCGCCCGGGTTCACGCACATGTTGAGGATCGCCTCGTAGAGCGCCGGATCGACGCTGCCGAAGTACCGGACCGGCTCGCGCTCGGACGGCTTTTCGAGCTCGAGATACTCCTGGCGGCCCAGCGACACGTCGTCGGAACGCACGCGCTCGACCCATGCCTCGAACTCGCCTTTACTCATGCCGTGGAAATCGAAGCGCATGAACGAGAAGCCATCACCGCTGTAGTTGGCGGAAAAGCCCTTGTAGACGCCTTCCTCGTTGATGACCGCGTTGAGCTTGGTCTCCATGCCGGCCATGGCATAGATCTGGCCCGCCAGCGCCGGGATGAAGAACGAATTCATCATCGAGGAGGAGGTGATCTTGAACTGGATCGGCACGTTCACCGGCGCCGCGAGCTCGTTGACCGTCGCGATGCCTTGCTCGGGATAGAGGAACAGCCACTTCCAGTCGAGCGCCACCACTTCGACCACCAGCGGCTCGATGCCTGCGGGGATTGGCGTATTGGCGTCGATGCGGTCCAGCGGACGATAGGGATCGAGCTTGTGGGTCGCGATCCATGTCACGGTGCCCAGGACCAGGATGATCGCCAGCGGCGCCGACCAGATGATCAGCTCGAGGCGGGTGGAGTGGTGCCACTCGGGGGCGTACTCGGCGTCCGTGTTCGACTCCCGGTATTTCCAGGCGAAGAAGAACGTCAGCATGATCACCGGGACGATGATCAGCAGCATCAGGACCGTCGACAGCACGATCAGGTTGCGCTGCTGTATGGCGATGTCACCCGACGGCGCCATGACGACCCAGTCGCAGCCCGACAGCAGTGTGGCCGCGAAAAGCAGCGCAAAGATTCGAAGAATGGATTTCATTGGGGGATCGATGACGACGGGAAGGAAAAACGACTTGACGGAAACGCTACGGAAGAACGATTAGCGTTGCGATGTGGCGGGACGCCGGGACCCTGCTGCTGCGCACCTTGCCTGGTGGGCCCGTTTCAGGCTCACAATGCGGCGCATTATCCCCCATAACGACCGGAGAGAGAGCGCGCACATGAGCGAAACCGCACAGCAAGCCACGACCGGCCTCGACGAAGCGCCGGAGACCAACGATGAACGCGAGATCTCGCCTGGAAAGATCGCGTTTCCGGTGGTCATGGGACGAACATCCGAGTTCTTCGACTTTTTCGTCTACGGCATCGCTGCGGTACTGGTGTTCCCGTATCTCTTCTTTCCCGACAGTGATCCGGTCCAGGCGACGCTGAAGTCGTTCGCGGTGTTCTCGCTGGCCTTCATCGCCCGTCCGATCGGCTCGGTCATCTTCATGGCGGTCGATCGCAACTTCAGCCGCGCGGCCAAGCTGATCGGCGCGCTGTTCCTGCTGTGCGGCTCGACGATGGCCATCGCCTTCCTGCCGAGTTACGCGCAGGTCGGAGCGCTGGCCCCGATCCTGCTGGCGGTCTTCCGCTTCGGCCAGGGGCTCGGCTGGGGCGGTGCCTGGGACGGGCTGCCCTCGCTGCTGTCGCTGAGCGCCCCGCGCGAGCGTCGCGGCTGGTACGCCATGGTCCCGCAGCTGGGCGCGGCCCTGGGGTTCATGCTCGCCTGCGGCATGTTCCTGGTCTTCACCCAGTTGCTCAACGAGGAAGACTTCATGGCCTGGGGCTGGCGCTTCCCGTTCTTCGTTGCCCTGGCGCTGAACGTGGTCGCGCTGTTCGCGCGCCTGCGACTGGTGGTGACGCCTGAATTCGTGCAGCTGTTCAAGGAGCAGGAGCTGCAGCCGCGGCGGGTCGTGGAAACCATCCGCACCCATCCCCGGCAGGTCTTCATCGGCGCGCTGATCCCGCTGGCCAGCTACGCGATGTTCCACCTCGTCACGATCTTCCCGCTGAGCTGGGCGACCCTCTATACCGACCACGACGCGACCGAGTTCCTCGGCAGCCTGTTCCTGGGTGCGATCGTCGGCGGTCTGGGCATCATGCTGTCGGGCATCCTGGCCGAGCGGATCGGTCGCCGCGGCCAGCTGGCCGTCGCTGCCGTGCTGATCGCGGTCTTCAGCTTCTTCGCAGCGCCGCTGCTGGGCAGTGACACCACCAGCGGCCGCACCACCTACGTGGTCGTCGGCTTCGCCCTTCTGGGGCTGTCGCTGGGGCAGGCGAGCAACGCGATCGCCTCGCGTTTCGAGAGCATCTACCGCTACACGGGGGCCGCGGTGACCTCGGACATCGCCTGGCTCGTGGGTGCGGGCTTCGCCCCGCTGGTCGCACTGTGGCTGTGCAGCGAGTTCGGCCTGGCGTACGTGGGTTACTACCTGCTGTCGGGCGCGGTGGTGACCCTGGCGGCGCTGGCCTTCAGCCGCACCCTGGAAACCGTGCGCTGATCGCCCGCCGCGACCAATGCGCATGGCCCCGGATGGGGCATGCGGATTGCGGACACGGTCGGCTGGCACGGTGATCGATCCTCGACGCCGCCCTCGGGCGGCGTTGTGGTGTGCGGGGAGGGTGCGGATGGGGGGCTCCGCGAGTCCTATTCCATCATGTCGCGCAGTTCTGTGAGACTGCGACCGAATGTCGCACCGGCGTGCGCGCTGTGGGGTGGTCAGTGGTCTGCTTGCCGTGGGCCGCCGCTTCTGTGAGAATGCCCGGCTCCCTGCGGCGATCGTCGCCGGGAGACCTTGCCCCACCGTGCGGCCGCGCCGCGGACGGGGGGCTATCACAGACCCGCGCATCTGCGCGGTCGATACCCGAAAGGAAACCACCATGCGTCATTATGAAATCGTGTTCCTGGTCCATCCGGACCAGAGCGAGCAGGTGCCCGCGATGATCGAGCGCTACAAGTCGCTGATCGAAGGCGCCGAAGGCACCATCCACCGTCTCGAGGACTGGGGTCGCCGCCAGCTGGCCTACCCGATCAACAATCTGGTCAAGGCCCACTACGTGATGTTCAACATCGAAGTCGGCCAGGCCGGTCTCGATGACCTCGTCGAAGCGTTCCGCTTCAACGACGCGGTGCTGCGTCACCTGGTCGTGCGTCGCGACGAGGCCGACACCGAGCAGTCCCTGATCATGAAGAACAAGGACGAGAAGACGGACAAGCCCGAGCGTGGCGAGCGCCGTCGCCGTGACGACGATGGCGAGTCGACCGTTGGCAGCGATGCCGAAGCCGACAAGTCCGACAACAACGCCGAAGCCGCCTGAGGATCACGCACATGTCCAAGTTCTTCCGCCGCCGCAAGTTCTGCAAGTTCACCGCCGAGGGTGTCAAGGAGATCGATTACAAGGATCTCAACACCCTGCGCCAGAACCTCACCGAGAACGGCAAGATCGTTCCGAGCCGCATCACCGGCACCAAGTCGCGTTACCAGCGTCAGCTGGCCACGGCCGTCAAGCGCGCGCGTTTCCTGGCGCTGATTCCGTACACCGACAACCACAATGTGTGAACCCCTTCGCTGAAAGCCCGCACCTCCGCGCGCGGACTTTCCAAGTGAAGCAAGGGCAGCATACGAAGAGGTCAACGTCCGTTTCGGACAGCACTCGTTGCGGCGCCACCGGCGCCGCTAACGAATACGGAGCAACACCATGCAACTGATTCTCCTGCAGAAGGTCACCAACCTCGGCAACCTCGGCGACAAGGTCAACGTGAAGCCGGGCTACGGCCGCAACTACCTCGTGCCGCAGGGCAAGGCCGTGCCGGCCACCGCCAAGAGCATCGCCGAGTTCGAAGCGCGCCGCGCCGAGTACGAAGCCAAGGCCCAGTCGCAGCTCGACGAGGCCCAGCAGCGCCTGGCCAAGCTCGAAGGCGCCAGCGTCACGATCTACGCCAACGCTTCGACCGAAGGCAAGCTGTACGGCTCGGTCGGCCCGCGCGAAATCGCCGACGCGCTGACCAAGGCGGTCACGCCGGTCAACAAGTCGGAAGTCGTGCTGGGCGAAGGCGCGTTCCGCAACACCGGCGAGTTCGAGGTCGTCGTGCATCTGCACGCCGATGCCGAAACCACCGTCAAGCTGGTCATCGAAGGTGAAGTCGCCTGATCCATCGGATCGGTTCGACACGACGGGCGCCGCAAGGCGCCCGTTTTCGTTGGGCCTGCGGGTGCGTCGCGCGTGGCGAGATTCCGCGGGGCGATGCTGCATGCCTGTGCCGCATCAGGCTTATCCACAGGTTGTGGGGTCGCGTATCCACAGGCGCGCGGCCTAGCATGCAGATGCCGTAATCCCGTTTTCCGAGTTCCACACCACCATGGCCGCACGTACCGAATTCCGCAATCACGACCGTCACGACCGGGGCGATGCGCGCCTCGAGCAGCTGCGCGTGCCGCCGCAGTCGATCGAGGCCGAGCAGGCGGTGCTGGGCGGGCTGATGCTCGTTCCCGACGCCTACGACCGCATCGCCGACCTGATCGTGCCGGAGGACTTCTACCGTCGCGACCACCAGAAGATCTACACCGCGATCCAGGAGCTCGCCGAGAAGAGCAAGCCCTTCGACGCGGTGACGCTGGGTGAGTGGTTCGACTCCAACGGCCTGTCGGATCTGGTCGCGGGCGGGGCGTATCTGGGTGAACTTGCCAGCACCACGCCTTCGGCGGCGAACATCCGCGCATATGCGGAAATCGTGCGCGACAAGGCCATCCTCCGGCAGCTGATCGATGTCGGCACCGAGATCGTCAACGACGGTTTCCAGCCCGAAGGTCGCGACAGCAGCGAGATCCTCGCCAAGGCCGAGCAGCAGGTGTTCAAGATCGCCGAGGCCGGCGCCCAGGGGCGCACCGACTTCACCGCGATCAACAAGGCGATGGCCGAGGCCTTCGACGTCCTGCAGACGCGCTACACCAACGGTGGCGGCGTCACCGGCCTGCCGACGGGCTACACCGAGTTCGACGAGATGACCGCGGGCCTGCAGCCCACGGATCTGATCATCCTCGCGGCCCGACCGGCGATGGGCAAGACCACCTTCGCGCTCAACATCGCCGAGTACGCGGCGATCAAGACCAAGAAGGCGGTGGGCGTGTTCTCGATGGAAATGTCGGCCAGCCAGCTCGCGCTGCGCCTGATTTCCTCCAATGGCCGCATCAATGCCACGCGCCTGCGCACCGGCGCGCTCGAGGACGAGGACTGGAGCCGCGTCAGCAGCGCGATCCGCATGCTCAAGGAAACCAAGATCTTCATCGACGACACGCCGGGCCTCGGCCCCGACGTGCTGCGCGCCAAGTGCCGGCGTCTCAAGCGCGAGCACGATCTGGGTCTGATCGTCATCGACTATCTGCAGCTGATGTCGGTACCGGGCAACAGCGAGAACCGTGCGACCGAGATCTCGGAGATCTCGCGCTCGCTCAAGGGCTTGGCCAAGGAGCTCAACGTGCCGGTGATGGCGCTCTCCCAGCTCAACCGTTCGCTGGAAACGCGCGCCGACAAGCGACCGGTGATGGCCGACCTGCGCGAATCGGGCGCCATCGAGCAGGACGCCGACATCATCGTCTTCATCTATCGCGACGACTACTACAACAAGGAAACTTCGCCGGACAAGGGCCTGGCCGAGATCATCATCGGCAAGCAGCGCAGCGGCCCGACCGGCTCGGTGAAGCTGAAGTTCTTCGGCGAATACACCCGCTTCGACAACCTGTCCCACGACTCGGTCGGCAGCTTCGAGTAGAACCCTGCGTTCACCGCCGCGGCTGCCGGCCGGCGCGTCGCGAGGGCACAATAGCCGGCTTCCTCCACGCATGTCGCATGCCGCATGGCCCGCCCGATCACCGCCACCATCCACGCCGACGCGCTCCGCCACAACCTGGCCGCGCTGCGCGACCGCGCGCCCGGCCGCCGCCTGATGGCGATGGTCAAGGCCGATGGTTACGGTCACGGACTCGAAACGGCCGCGCGTGCGCTCGGCGCGGCCGATGCCTTCGGCGTCGCCGCGATCGAGGACGCCGCGCGGATCCGCGCGGTGGGGCTCGAGCAGCCGATCCTGGTGCTGTCGGGGTTCGACAACCCGGATGACCTGGAACAGCTGCGCGCACTGCGCGCCGAGGCCATCGTGCATCACGCGGCCCAGCTCGACCTGCTCGAGCAGACCGACGGCGCGCCGATCCGCGTCTGGCTGAAGATCGACAGCGGCATGCACCGGCTCGGGTTCGCGCCCGAGCAGGTCCGCGACGCCTACGCCCGGCTGCGTGCCGCCCGCGGCGTCGACGGCGAGATCGTGCTGATGACGCATTTCGCCAGCTCCGACGAGTTCGATGCGCATTCCCCCAATGGCCGGCAGACACCGGCACAGCTGCGCGCGTTCGCGGCCGCGACCGAAGGTCTCGATGGCCCTCGTTCGCTGGCCAACTCGGCAGCCGTGCTGGGATGGCCGCAGGCCTGCGGCGACTGGATCCGGCCCGGCGGCGCGCTGTACGGGATGTCGGTCGTTTCCGGGCGCAGCGGCGCGACGTTCGGCCTGCGTCCCGCGATGACCTTCGAGACGCGGCTGCTCGCGGTCAACCGTGTCGCCAAGGGCGAGCGCATCGGTTACTCCGCCGCCTGGGAAGCGCCGGAAGACATGGCGATCGGCGTGGCGGCGGTGGGGTATGGCGACGGGTATCCGCGCCTGGCGCCGGCAGGCACGCCGGTACTGGTCAATGGCCGCACGGCTTCGGTGATCGG
The genomic region above belongs to Luteimonas chenhongjianii and contains:
- the rpsR gene encoding 30S ribosomal protein S18 — protein: MSKFFRRRKFCKFTAEGVKEIDYKDLNTLRQNLTENGKIVPSRITGTKSRYQRQLATAVKRARFLALIPYTDNHNV
- the rplI gene encoding 50S ribosomal protein L9; this translates as MQLILLQKVTNLGNLGDKVNVKPGYGRNYLVPQGKAVPATAKSIAEFEARRAEYEAKAQSQLDEAQQRLAKLEGASVTIYANASTEGKLYGSVGPREIADALTKAVTPVNKSEVVLGEGAFRNTGEFEVVVHLHADAETTVKLVIEGEVA
- a CDS encoding replicative DNA helicase, producing MAARTEFRNHDRHDRGDARLEQLRVPPQSIEAEQAVLGGLMLVPDAYDRIADLIVPEDFYRRDHQKIYTAIQELAEKSKPFDAVTLGEWFDSNGLSDLVAGGAYLGELASTTPSAANIRAYAEIVRDKAILRQLIDVGTEIVNDGFQPEGRDSSEILAKAEQQVFKIAEAGAQGRTDFTAINKAMAEAFDVLQTRYTNGGGVTGLPTGYTEFDEMTAGLQPTDLIILAARPAMGKTTFALNIAEYAAIKTKKAVGVFSMEMSASQLALRLISSNGRINATRLRTGALEDEDWSRVSSAIRMLKETKIFIDDTPGLGPDVLRAKCRRLKREHDLGLIVIDYLQLMSVPGNSENRATEISEISRSLKGLAKELNVPVMALSQLNRSLETRADKRPVMADLRESGAIEQDADIIVFIYRDDYYNKETSPDKGLAEIIIGKQRSGPTGSVKLKFFGEYTRFDNLSHDSVGSFE
- the alr gene encoding alanine racemase, with translation MARPITATIHADALRHNLAALRDRAPGRRLMAMVKADGYGHGLETAARALGAADAFGVAAIEDAARIRAVGLEQPILVLSGFDNPDDLEQLRALRAEAIVHHAAQLDLLEQTDGAPIRVWLKIDSGMHRLGFAPEQVRDAYARLRAARGVDGEIVLMTHFASSDEFDAHSPNGRQTPAQLRAFAAATEGLDGPRSLANSAAVLGWPQACGDWIRPGGALYGMSVVSGRSGATFGLRPAMTFETRLLAVNRVAKGERIGYSAAWEAPEDMAIGVAAVGYGDGYPRLAPAGTPVLVNGRTASVIGRVSMDLMTIDLRGQADARAGDPVVLWGDALPVETVAEAAGTISYALTCGITRRVRFVNA